The following DNA comes from Acidicapsa ligni.
AAAAGCTGCTGACTAACTGCTGCTTCTTGCGCGCAACAGCATCGTACCCAACCGCCGCCTCATGCATTCGAGCCATCGCTCGCCCAGCCGCAGCCGCATGTCCACAGCTTAAAAAGGGAGTCCATGAAAGCGCGTTCTCATACACATCCACGCCTTCAGCCACCGAATGCACCTCGTATGTCCACTTGCCATCCACGATGGCCGTCTCACCGTGTTCATTGGCCAGCACGCGCGGCACCAGCGCACCGCCTCGCGCGAGATGCGCAGCCAGCCGATGCTCCTCCAGCAACCCGTTTCTATCGCGAATAGCCAAAGGATGCCGCTTCACAAACACCGTGCCCAGCGGAGCGGCCACCACACTGGCAGCAGAAAACGGCCGCGGGCTGAACGAGAGCAATCGTTCCGCTCCGCCTGCCTGCGGATAGCGCCTAAGCAGCGCATCCACTTCAACCAAAGTCAGTTGCGGCCAATCCGGTTGCTCCAGCGCCCCGGTCAGTCCATGCGCATTGTCCGTACCAATCAGAATCACAATCCCCTAAGAATCCCAGTGTATCGCCGCAACCAACCCAAGCCCTAAGCCCTGACCTTTTGCCTTTGCTGTTGCCCTTGCTTTTGCAGTTGCCGTTGTTCTTGCTCTTGTCCTTGCAGTTCTGTCTGTCATTCCCGAAGGGAATCTGCTTCTCAAAAAAAAATGCCCCAACCCAAAACCCAAAAGCCCATCCAAATCCAGGGATGAACCTAGGTAGAGATAGACTTAAGCTGAGCAATAAACCGAGCTCGACTACTCGCTCTCAGGCTTCTGATAAGCCTTCTGTAGATATAACCTGGCTTCGTTCAAAGCCCCTTGCGTATTGTCATTCGTCTGTACCGCCTGGCGATACTCGTTGACCGCGCGGTCGCGCTGCCCGGTAACATCGAATATCTTGCCCAGCGCAATGTGGCTCCAAACCTCAGTCCAGCGCGGTTCGCCATCGCCGCGCAGAGCATCGCGATAAGCATTCGCGCTCGCCTGGTAGTTATGCTGTGTAAATAACACTTCCCCTATCCTGTAGTTAGCCAGGGAACTCTGCGAGTTAGCCTCCAGCGCCTTTTGAAACTCGGCAAGCGCTCCGGTAAGATCGCCCTGAGCCACTAACTGCTGCCCCTTGAGAATAGATACCCGCACCTGTAAGTCAGGAGTAGACTTAAGCAGCCAGTTATCCGGATCGATCGAGATATGCCGCGGCCTACCAAATGTATCAATTACAAACTGCGAGTCCGAGCCCACCACATCGACGCGCTTGATCTCCGTCTTGCCGTCCGTCTCGACGCGTAACTCCACCGGCATGCGAAAAAGATCCAGATCCTGCTGCACCTCGCCAATCGTGCGAAACCCCTTGTTATTTCCCAGCCGATAAACGGCGTACTTGTTTACAAATGTAGGCGCGCCTGTTCCATCAATCCACTGCGCAAAAAACGGAGTCAACTCCTGCTGCGTCTGTGCTTCGGCCACCTTCTCAAAATCGCTCGACCGAATACCCCTGTCCGTATACTCGCTCAACGCTCCCGACAGCACTTTCTTGAACATCGCATCGCCCACTTCCCAGCGAAGCATGTGAAAAACCATCGCGCCCTTCTCCAGCGTCATCGATTGAAACTGCGGCGAAAAAGCACTCAGCCTCCCCGCACTCGACAGCGGAGTCGTATCGTAAGCCAGCGCCCCGGCGGATACATCCTGAATCGCCGTCTTCATCGCCGTCTTGCCGTTCTCATCCTCGATATACATCAGCTCGCCATAGCGAGACATGCCGTTCGTAATCCACGCATCGTTCAGCGTCAGCGGACTCACCTCCGAGCCCCACCACTGATGCGCGATCGTATTCGCCAGCAACCGAATCCCCGATCGATCTCCCGCTCGCGAGCCCGGAATTGCCGCCAGCTCCGGAGCCCACACCGCAGGCAGCGTATCATCCGGCAACTCCACCACATTCAATCGCCCCGACTCCGGCGAGCCAAACGTGTTCGTGAAAAAATCAAATTCCTTCGCCGCCGTCTCCGCCAGATCATTGCGAAACTGCTGATGGTTCACGGTCAGATACACATGCAGATTAGCCGCGCCGCCCGGGGAGACAGGGGCCACAAATCGCCCCGCAATCACCGTCCCCGGAAACCCCGGTTTCTTCCAATTGAAATTGAATTGATCTCCCGGCTTGCCATTCGCCAGGGTGACAGCACTGGCGCCGCCCTCGCTCCCACTCGCCAGCACCCGCATCCCTTGCGGTACGCGAATATGCAGCTCGGCCGTAAACCGGTCCGTCAGATACCCGTTGGTAGGAAACCACCGCCCCGGATACAGCAGGTACGTGATCGGCTCCTGAATCGCAGCCAGCTTCAATCCCTCGACCGGGCCATCCTCATCGCCCGTGATTACGCCCTCGTATGCAAAGGTCCAATGCACAGCCTGTCCCTTCACAAACGGAGTCGGCGGCGTAATCCGGATCGAGCCATCCGCCGTCCGCTCTCCCGTCAACAGCTTGCCCGTATCATCCGTAACCTTGGTCAATTTCAGAGCCGGATGAAAGCCGAATGTCACCATGTCCGCCGTCTCCGGAGCAGTAAATGTCACCACTGCCTTGGCCGTCAGATGATGAGCAGTCGTGTCCAGCTCCGCGTCAATCACATAGCCTTGGATCACCATCCGCCTCGATGCCGAAGCAGACTGCGCTACGGCCGAGCCCGGCATAAGAAACCCAGGCACCAGCAATCCAGGCACCAGCAAGCCGACAGTCATCAAAAAGGAAGGGAAGTATCTGCGGAGTCTCTGAGTTCGGGAAGTCATCTTCAACCTGATCTCTCTAACGGAACTGTCGTTATCTGTCTCGCTCTTGAAGATTAAAGCCAAATCCGGCTGCAGTTGTTGGTTTTTCTCCTGACGGTCAAATGAGAGTCAAATGACGGTCAAATGACGGTCAAACCAAACTTCGGATGGAACGCTACCCTCCGCAGTACGTGCCAGGGCGGAATTCGGACTTATCCCGCAGCCAATCCTAACGTCTCCACCACAATTTTTGCTACCGTAGCAATCGCGGTTTCACCCTGCGCGGCCCCGGAATGAAACCTTTCCGCCACCTGCCTCAAGCCCAACATCATCTCTGAACGTGGTTTTCCGTCAGCCAGAAGCGGCTGCAGATGTTGGACGATGCTCTCCCCCGTAAAGTCATCCTGGATCAATTCCGGCACCAGGCGCCGGTCCGCCACAAGATTCACCATGGCCACATGCGGCACAGTAACTACCCGTTTCGCAATCGCATAGGTCACCGGTGAAACCCGATACACCACCACAAACGGATTCCCAATCAGCGCTGCTTCCACCGTCGCCGTTCCGCTGGCCACGATTGACCCCCGGGAAAAATGCAACGCCGCCCGGGCGTCCGAAACCAGTTTCACCGGTAACCCCGCACCGTCCATCGCCAGAATCTCCCGCGCCTTGTCCCGCTGCTCCAGCGTTAACGTAGACGCCAAAGGCAATACGAACTCCAGATCCCGCAGTCGTTCCAGCAAAAGCCGAGCGCCTCGCAGTATCTCCGGCAAATTCAGGCGAATCTCTTTCGCCCGGCTCCCCGGCAACAACCCGACCCACATCTTCGCAGAATTCAGGTCATTCTCAGCCGCAAACGTCTCACGCGAAATCGAAGGCAGCCCCAAATCCGCCAGCGGATGCCCCACATAATCTGCCGCCACTCCGCGCTCGCGATAAAACGGCTCCTCAAACGGAAAGATCACCAGCATCCGGTCCACAAACCTCTGTACCCGTTTGATGCGTCCCTTCTTCCATGCCCACAGTTGCGGACTCACAAAAAAGATCACCGGAATCCCCAGCCGCTTGAACTCCTCAGCCAGCCGCAAATTCACATCCGGAAAATCAATCAGCACCGCCACATCCGGCCGTCGTTCCTGCACCGCCCGCTTGAGCTTGAGATATTCCCCATAAATCCGCGGCATATGACGAATCACCTCAGTGATTCCCATCACCGCCACGTCTTCCGAACGCACCACGCGCTCAAACCCCAGCGCCTCCATCCGCTCCCCACCCATGCCCATAAAACGAGCACCAGGACAGCGCGAACGCAACTCCTCCAGCAGCAAAACACCGTAGTGCTCCCCACTAGCCTCACCCGCAGAAAGAAAAATTGTAAGAGTCTTAGCCGTCATCCACTCCAGCTTACGGGCTCAGCCCCAGCCCAGCCCTAGCAGTAGCAGTAGCAGTTGCAGTTGCTTTTGCCGTTGCAGTTGTCCTTGCTTTTGCCCTTGCTTTTCTAGCTGTCATTCCCGAAGGGAATCTGCTTCTGTCCTAGCTTCTGCCCTTGCAGTTGCCCCTGCCCTTCTATCTGCAATTCCCCAAGAGAATCCGCTTATCCCTAATCCCCAGCCGCCAACCCCGAAGCCAACTCAGGCGCAAGACTCCCGCCCGCCGCAACAGCCGCCCCCGGCTCCTGGTCCTTATATTGCAACTGGTACAGCTTCCAATAGATCCCCCGCTTACCCAGCAACTGCTGATGCGAACCCATCTCCCGCAACTGCCCCTTATGCATCACCAGAATCACATCCGCCCGTTGCACCGTGGATAAACGATGCGCAATCAGCACCGAAGTCCGTCCCGCAACCATCCGCTCCAGGGCCAGTCGAATCTTCTGCTCCGTCTCCGTATCCACGCTCGAAGTAGCTTCATCCAGGATCAAAATCCGCGGATCATACGCCAGCGCCCGCGCAAAATTGATCAGTTGCTTCTGTCCCGTCGACAGAGAACTCCCACGCTCCAGCACCGGCTCATCGAATCCCTTCGCCAGGCTCTCGACAAACTCCAGCACATTCACATCCCGCGCCGCAGCCACCATTCGCTCTTCCGTAATGGCATCCGCTCCCAGCCGGATATTCTCCGCAATCGTCCCCGTAAACAGGAAAGGATCCTGCAGCACAACCGCAAAATGCTTCCGCAGCGCCTCCAGCTCCATCTCTCGCAGGTCTACGCCGTCAAGAAAAATCGCGCCATGCGTCACGTCATAAAACCGCATCATCAGGCCCGTCAACGTAGTCTTTCCCGCGCCCGTATGCCCTACAATCGCCACCGTCTCGCCCGGCTCAACCACAAACGAAACATCCTTCAAAATCCACTCGACATCCGGCAAAGCCGCCAATACCTCGGCGTTCCCCCCAGCCACCGCAGCCCGCTGCTCATGCGTCAAATCCTGGTAAGTAAACCAGACATTTTTGAACTCGATCCGGTTGCTGCCATCGCCCACCTTCGCCCCAACAGGCGAAACAATCTCCGTCGGCGTGTCCAGAAGTTTGAAGATCCGCTCGCAGGCCGTCATCGCCGCCTGCAGAATATTGAACTTCTCGCTCAAATCCTGGATAGGCCGAAAGAACCGCTGCGAATACTGAATGAACGCCGACATCACGCCAATCGTCACCGCGCCATGCAACGTCGCAAACCCACCCCGCCAGATAATCAGCGCAATCGCAATCGACGACAAAATCTCGACCGCGGGATAGTACAGCGCATACGCAAACACCGTGTCCTTAAAGGCGATCATGTGCTGCGAATTCACCGCCTCAAAGTCCTGGTAAGCGCGCTCCTCGCGGTTGAATAGCTGCACCACGCTCATCCCGCTCACATGCTCCTGCGTAAACGAGTTGATGCGCGCAATCGCCGTCCGCACCCGTCTGTAGCTCTCTCGTACCGTCTTGCGAAACAGGTGAGTCACAATCACAATCAGCGGCAGCACCGCAAAGGTCAACAGCGCCAGCCACCAGTTCATCACCAGCATCACGACGACCATGATCGTCAGTGCGAATATGTCATCGATCATCGACAACACACCCGCTGTGAACATCTCGTTAATCGCGTCCACGTCAGAAGTAAGCCGCGTCACCAGCCGCCCGACGGCATGTTTATCAAAGAACCCGATGTGCATCCGCTGCATGTGGCGAAAAATCTCGCGCCGCAGGTCAAACATCACCTTCTGCCCCGTCCACTGCATCAGGTATGTCTGCGTAAACTCAAATCCATAAGCCAGCAGCAGTGCCGCGAGGTACATTCCTGCCAACTGCCCCAGCCCGGTAAAAGGATCGGCACTCAACTGCCGCCCCAGCCAGTTCGTGCTCAAAGCCCCCGTGCTCAGCGAAGAATCCGAAGTCAGATACCGGTCCAGCCCCACCTTGACCAGGTAAGGCCCAACAACATCGCAGGCCGCCTTGAGGATGACCGCAATCACCGAAACCGTAGACTGCCACTTGTAAGGCTTCAAATACCGCGAAAGCCGCAGCATAAGCTGCCCATCATAGGCCTTGCCACTGATCTCATCTTCGGATTTTTTCGGTGCCTTATTCTCGTCTGCCATAAGGAGTAATTAGTTTGTCGAATCAGGGAATAGCTTCTCCTCCATTGTAACGGGACGCAACGAAGACCCAAATCCCACAAGCCCAAGCCCAAGCTTTTGCCCTTGCCGTTGCCGTTGTAGTTGCAGTTGTACTTGCAGTTGCCGTTGCCGTTCTGTCTGTCATTCCCGAAGGGAATCTGCTTCTGCCCTCGCCCTCCCATCTCCAATCCCAAAAGAAATCAGCCCCAGAAAAAAACACTCACTGTTAACCAACCCATCCCCCAGCAGTTATATAGGCAGAGAAAACAAATCCAAGCACGCAAGGGAAATCGAATGCCACCCCAGAACCTGAAAGTTTCTCCGATCCTGCTTCCCGCGATTCTGCTGGCAGGCATCCTCGGCTCACTCGCCCCGATCCGCGTAAGCGCCGAAACGCCCAGCCAAACCCACGTCTCACCTGTAACCGACAAAGATATCGCCTACAACCAGGCAGAACTCATTCGATTACTCAGCCTCAGTCCGACCCTCACCACCGTTGTTGCCCGTGACCCATCCCTGCTCGCAAATCAGGATTACGTCACTCACAACAACCCCCAGCTTGGTGAGTTTCTCGCGAACCACCCCGAAATCACCCGCAATCCCGATTTCTATCTCTTCACCCATCTCAAAGACAACGACGGCCAACCCGAACAAGCCCTCGAACGCGCCGTCTGGCCGCAAATGAACCAGCCGCCCCACGAGCGTCGGCTCATCGAGTCCCTGATCGACGAAATTGGTCCCTTCTTCGTCTTCATCGGTGTCGCCGGAGCATTGATGTGGCTCATCCGCCAGATTCTCCAGAACCGTCGCTGGTCCCGCATCTTCAAGCTTCAGATGGATGTTCACAATAAGCTCATCGACAAATTCAGCGACAGCCAGGACCTCCTCGTTTACATGGGCACGGACGCCGGCAAGCGCTTCCTCGAAGCTGCGCCGCTTCCCGTTGATTTTGAACAGGATCAGAGAGTTTCAGGCGCCGTATCCCGCATCCTTAATCCTCTCCAGATCGGAATCGTGCTCTCGCTTCTCGGTGTCGGAATACTCTTCGTCCGCAACGCTCACGTCGAGCTGAGAATTCCCCTGATGGTGCTCGGAACCATAGTTCTCATGCCTGGGCTCGGATTTATCATCTCCGCAGGAGTAACCTGGCTGCTTGCCAGTCGTCTGGGCCTCTTCTCCGACTCCAAAGCCCCGGCGATTCGCAACGGATTCCCCTCGTCTGATCCACGCGACCATCAGTAGATCCGACCGTGGATCCCGTGACCGCCCGCACCAGGAAAGAAGCATCAAGACATGCGTTGGCCCTTCCAAATCACGAGCACACTCTCCATCCAGATTCTCCTTGCCGGGGGAGATCTGGAGGGAGAAGCCAGGCACGCGCTGCCCGTTACCCCGCCAGAGACAGCTGGCCAGGCAGCGTTCATGGATAACGAAGATTTCGCCTGCTTCTACGCCCGTTCCGCACGCCCTCTGTGGGCCTACATCGCCAGGGTCTCCGGCGATCGAGCATTGGCCGACGATCTGATGCAGGAGAGTTTTGTCCGCTTCCTGTGCGCCCTGAATCGGCCCAGGCAGCAAGATGGAGAAGTTGCCAGCCGTCGCTACCTCTTTCGCATCGCCACCAATCTCCTGCGCGATCACTGGAAGAGTCCTCGTAACCTGTCCATTGAAGATGTTCCCGAAGAGTTCTTCTCTGCAACCTGCAACGCCGGTCACAATGAATCGCAGGCGATCCTCGATCCAGCTATGGCCCAGATGCGCCCCCGAGAACGCCAAATCCTCTGGCTGGCACATGCTGAGGGGTATTCTCATAAAGAAATAGCAGAAGTCACAGGCCTCGCCTCCGCGAGTGTCCGGCTTCTGCTCTTCCGGGCCAGGAGAAAGATAGCCGCTTTGCTGCGAACCCCACATCGGCCAACCATGCAGGATAGGAAACTGCCATGACCCTCAGTGCCTGCAAATTTACGCCTGAAATCAAAGTCCAGCTTGAGGCCGGTCACTGGCCGCATGCCTCATCCCCCGAACTTCAGGCCCATGCCAAAACCTGCCGCACATGCGGCGATCTTGTCGTCGTTACCAATGCATTCCAGGCCGCAAAAGCAATCACTTTAAGCGAAGCGAAACTCCCCCCACCCGGCATTCTCTGGTGGAGAGCCCAGCTTCGTCGTCGTAACGCCGCCGAGGCGGCAATCAACCGGCCATTGCTCGGCGCCCAGATCTTTGCACTGGTAATCTGCATCGCCGCCTTCTCTCTCCTGCTGGAGACGCTGGCGGACCACAGTCAGCAATGGGCCAGATCGTTCTCCAGCTTTTCCCAGCATTTCGATATAAGCAGAGTCTTCAACTTTTCATCGCTCAGCTTCGACAGCGGCAGCTTAACCACAGTCATCCCCGGAATCGCTCTCCTGGCCCTGCTTACCGGCGTAGCTCTATATTTCGCCACAGAAAAACAACGGCCCTAGCAATCGAACTGGGCTTTTTTAATCCAGCCGCATCACCAACCGGCTCCCGGTAGCCGCTGCCATCTTTTCCAGCGTCTTGACCGTCGGCGAACTTCGCCCATTCTCCAGCCGCGCAATCGCCGACTGCGTCGTACCCATCCTTTGCGCAAGCTGTCTTTGCGTCCAGCCCCGCCGAAGCCGCGCCTCGATCATCTGGTTCCGCAAGGCAAACTCCGGCCTCAGCGCCCTGAGCGCCGCTTCAAATTCAGCCTCATTGCCACGCGGCCGTCCAGCTTTCGAAGTAGTCCTGGAGGAAGTCATCGGAGTCGTCATAGAG
Coding sequences within:
- a CDS encoding M1 family aminopeptidase, whose product is MTSRTQRLRRYFPSFLMTVGLLVPGLLVPGFLMPGSAVAQSASASRRMVIQGYVIDAELDTTAHHLTAKAVVTFTAPETADMVTFGFHPALKLTKVTDDTGKLLTGERTADGSIRITPPTPFVKGQAVHWTFAYEGVITGDEDGPVEGLKLAAIQEPITYLLYPGRWFPTNGYLTDRFTAELHIRVPQGMRVLASGSEGGASAVTLANGKPGDQFNFNWKKPGFPGTVIAGRFVAPVSPGGAANLHVYLTVNHQQFRNDLAETAAKEFDFFTNTFGSPESGRLNVVELPDDTLPAVWAPELAAIPGSRAGDRSGIRLLANTIAHQWWGSEVSPLTLNDAWITNGMSRYGELMYIEDENGKTAMKTAIQDVSAGALAYDTTPLSSAGRLSAFSPQFQSMTLEKGAMVFHMLRWEVGDAMFKKVLSGALSEYTDRGIRSSDFEKVAEAQTQQELTPFFAQWIDGTGAPTFVNKYAVYRLGNNKGFRTIGEVQQDLDLFRMPVELRVETDGKTEIKRVDVVGSDSQFVIDTFGRPRHISIDPDNWLLKSTPDLQVRVSILKGQQLVAQGDLTGALAEFQKALEANSQSSLANYRIGEVLFTQHNYQASANAYRDALRGDGEPRWTEVWSHIALGKIFDVTGQRDRAVNEYRQAVQTNDNTQGALNEARLYLQKAYQKPESE
- the lpxB gene encoding lipid-A-disaccharide synthase, encoding MTAKTLTIFLSAGEASGEHYGVLLLEELRSRCPGARFMGMGGERMEALGFERVVRSEDVAVMGITEVIRHMPRIYGEYLKLKRAVQERRPDVAVLIDFPDVNLRLAEEFKRLGIPVIFFVSPQLWAWKKGRIKRVQRFVDRMLVIFPFEEPFYRERGVAADYVGHPLADLGLPSISRETFAAENDLNSAKMWVGLLPGSRAKEIRLNLPEILRGARLLLERLRDLEFVLPLASTLTLEQRDKAREILAMDGAGLPVKLVSDARAALHFSRGSIVASGTATVEAALIGNPFVVVYRVSPVTYAIAKRVVTVPHVAMVNLVADRRLVPELIQDDFTGESIVQHLQPLLADGKPRSEMMLGLRQVAERFHSGAAQGETAIATVAKIVVETLGLAAG
- a CDS encoding ABC transporter ATP-binding protein, with protein sequence MADENKAPKKSEDEISGKAYDGQLMLRLSRYLKPYKWQSTVSVIAVILKAACDVVGPYLVKVGLDRYLTSDSSLSTGALSTNWLGRQLSADPFTGLGQLAGMYLAALLLAYGFEFTQTYLMQWTGQKVMFDLRREIFRHMQRMHIGFFDKHAVGRLVTRLTSDVDAINEMFTAGVLSMIDDIFALTIMVVVMLVMNWWLALLTFAVLPLIVIVTHLFRKTVRESYRRVRTAIARINSFTQEHVSGMSVVQLFNREERAYQDFEAVNSQHMIAFKDTVFAYALYYPAVEILSSIAIALIIWRGGFATLHGAVTIGVMSAFIQYSQRFFRPIQDLSEKFNILQAAMTACERIFKLLDTPTEIVSPVGAKVGDGSNRIEFKNVWFTYQDLTHEQRAAVAGGNAEVLAALPDVEWILKDVSFVVEPGETVAIVGHTGAGKTTLTGLMMRFYDVTHGAIFLDGVDLREMELEALRKHFAVVLQDPFLFTGTIAENIRLGADAITEERMVAAARDVNVLEFVESLAKGFDEPVLERGSSLSTGQKQLINFARALAYDPRILILDEATSSVDTETEQKIRLALERMVAGRTSVLIAHRLSTVQRADVILVMHKGQLREMGSHQQLLGKRGIYWKLYQLQYKDQEPGAAVAAGGSLAPELASGLAAGD
- a CDS encoding RNA polymerase sigma factor, which produces MRWPFQITSTLSIQILLAGGDLEGEARHALPVTPPETAGQAAFMDNEDFACFYARSARPLWAYIARVSGDRALADDLMQESFVRFLCALNRPRQQDGEVASRRYLFRIATNLLRDHWKSPRNLSIEDVPEEFFSATCNAGHNESQAILDPAMAQMRPRERQILWLAHAEGYSHKEIAEVTGLASASVRLLLFRARRKIAALLRTPHRPTMQDRKLP
- a CDS encoding helix-turn-helix domain-containing protein, with translation MTSSRTTSKAGRPRGNEAEFEAALRALRPEFALRNQMIEARLRRGWTQRQLAQRMGTTQSAIARLENGRSSPTVKTLEKMAAATGSRLVMRLD